In Zobellia roscoffensis, the following are encoded in one genomic region:
- the metH gene encoding methionine synthase has protein sequence MSDNSNILTTNDKQPATRHLKLSGLEPLVITPESNFVNVGERTNVAGSKRFLRLIKERKFEEALDVARDQVEGGAQIIDINMDDGLIDGKEAMVKYLNLVIAEPDIARVPIMIDSSKWDIIEAGLQVVQGKCVVNSISLKEGEEEFINHAKLVKRYGAAVIVMAFDEVGQADNFDRRIEISKRSYDILVDQVGFAPEDIIFDLNIFPVATGMDEHKLNAIDFIKATKWVRENLPHASISGGVSNVSFSFRGNNPVREAMHSVFLYHAIKAGMNMGIVNPTMLEIYDDIPKDLLERVEDVILNRRDDATERLLDFAESVVGKAKESKVDLSWREEPLQNRITRALVKGIDQYIVEDVEEARVAADKPIEVIEGNLMAGMNVVGDLFGSGKMFLPQVVKSARVMKKAVAYLLPYIEEEKLKNPQVGDDKGNGKILMATVKGDVHDIGKNIVSVVLACNNYEIVDLGVMVPPEKIIAAAIEHNVDVIGLSGLITPSLDEMVHLAKEMERKNFKLPLLIGGATTSKAHTAVKIDPQYSEAVVHVNDASRAVTVVGDLLQKETSASYKKAIKEDYDVFRDKFLSRTKKKEYKTIEAARENRFKIDWDASEIVKPKELGIQVIEDIDLEKLVPFIDWTPFFRSWELHGKYPDILTDEVVGEQATELFADAQKMLKDILEDKKLTGKGVFGLFPANTLDNHDDIEVKVEDDQETKQYTFRTLRQQLKRREGVPDYALSDFIAPKETGKQDYVGCFCVSTGFGTDELADAYRDNLDDYNSILVKALSDRLAEAFAEYLHLEVRTKHWGYASDEHLENDELIDEKYKGIRPAPGYPACPDHLEKLTLWDMLKVEERIGVKLTDSLAMWPASSVSGYYFGNSESRYFGLGKIKEDQVEDFAERKGIPLEKATKWLAPNIADD, from the coding sequence ATGAGTGATAACTCAAATATACTGACAACCAACGACAAGCAACCAGCAACTAGACATTTAAAACTATCCGGTCTAGAGCCATTGGTTATTACCCCCGAAAGTAATTTCGTAAATGTGGGCGAGCGTACCAATGTGGCAGGGTCTAAACGATTTTTACGCCTTATTAAAGAACGTAAGTTTGAAGAGGCATTGGATGTAGCCAGAGATCAAGTAGAAGGTGGCGCACAAATCATCGATATTAATATGGATGATGGTTTGATAGATGGTAAGGAGGCCATGGTCAAATACCTAAATCTTGTTATTGCTGAGCCAGATATTGCCCGAGTACCTATTATGATTGATAGTTCAAAATGGGATATTATTGAAGCAGGTCTTCAGGTGGTGCAGGGCAAATGTGTGGTAAATTCCATCAGCTTAAAAGAGGGTGAGGAAGAATTTATTAATCACGCCAAACTCGTAAAACGGTATGGTGCTGCTGTAATCGTGATGGCTTTTGACGAAGTTGGTCAGGCCGATAATTTTGATAGACGAATAGAGATTTCAAAAAGGTCTTATGATATTCTGGTAGACCAAGTAGGTTTTGCGCCAGAAGATATCATTTTCGACCTGAATATATTTCCCGTGGCTACGGGTATGGATGAGCATAAACTAAATGCCATCGATTTTATAAAGGCTACCAAATGGGTTCGCGAAAATCTGCCTCATGCCAGTATTAGTGGTGGGGTCAGTAATGTGTCGTTTTCGTTCCGGGGTAATAATCCCGTACGTGAGGCCATGCATTCCGTATTTTTGTACCACGCTATTAAAGCGGGTATGAATATGGGTATTGTTAACCCAACCATGTTGGAGATCTACGATGATATTCCAAAAGATTTGTTGGAGCGGGTAGAGGATGTAATTCTGAATCGTAGGGACGATGCTACGGAGCGACTTTTAGATTTTGCGGAATCTGTCGTTGGTAAGGCAAAAGAAAGCAAAGTAGACCTTTCATGGCGAGAAGAACCTTTGCAGAACAGAATTACAAGGGCCCTGGTAAAGGGTATAGACCAGTATATTGTTGAAGACGTAGAAGAAGCACGTGTTGCCGCCGATAAACCCATTGAGGTTATTGAAGGCAATCTTATGGCTGGGATGAATGTAGTCGGTGACCTTTTTGGAAGCGGAAAAATGTTCTTGCCGCAGGTAGTGAAATCTGCACGTGTTATGAAGAAAGCGGTTGCTTATTTGCTACCTTATATTGAAGAGGAGAAATTGAAAAACCCTCAGGTTGGTGACGACAAGGGTAATGGAAAAATTTTGATGGCTACCGTAAAAGGCGATGTCCATGATATTGGTAAAAATATCGTGAGCGTGGTACTGGCCTGTAACAATTACGAAATTGTTGACCTTGGCGTTATGGTTCCGCCCGAGAAAATTATAGCTGCTGCAATCGAACATAATGTAGATGTTATTGGTCTTAGTGGACTCATTACGCCTTCTCTAGATGAGATGGTGCATTTGGCCAAAGAAATGGAGCGCAAAAACTTTAAATTGCCTTTGCTCATTGGTGGTGCAACTACAAGTAAAGCCCATACGGCAGTAAAAATAGATCCACAATATAGTGAGGCCGTAGTTCATGTAAATGATGCCTCAAGAGCGGTTACCGTGGTGGGAGATTTGTTGCAGAAAGAAACATCGGCGAGTTATAAAAAAGCTATCAAAGAAGACTATGATGTTTTCAGGGATAAGTTTTTAAGCCGTACCAAAAAGAAGGAATACAAAACAATTGAAGCTGCCCGGGAAAACCGATTTAAGATAGATTGGGATGCTTCGGAAATCGTAAAGCCTAAAGAATTAGGTATTCAGGTCATTGAAGATATTGATTTAGAGAAGTTGGTTCCTTTTATAGATTGGACACCTTTTTTTAGAAGTTGGGAACTGCATGGGAAATATCCTGATATTTTAACGGATGAGGTTGTTGGCGAACAAGCAACAGAGCTCTTTGCCGATGCACAAAAAATGCTGAAAGATATTCTAGAGGATAAAAAGTTAACGGGTAAAGGGGTTTTTGGACTCTTCCCAGCAAATACTTTGGATAATCATGATGATATTGAAGTCAAAGTAGAAGATGATCAGGAAACTAAACAATATACATTTAGGACTTTACGTCAGCAATTAAAGCGTCGTGAAGGAGTTCCCGATTATGCGTTGTCCGATTTTATTGCTCCAAAAGAAACTGGTAAACAAGATTATGTGGGTTGCTTCTGTGTAAGCACCGGTTTTGGAACGGATGAATTGGCAGATGCATACCGGGATAATTTGGATGATTATAATTCAATTTTGGTAAAGGCCTTGAGCGATCGTCTTGCCGAAGCTTTTGCAGAATACTTGCATTTAGAGGTGCGAACAAAACACTGGGGCTATGCTTCTGATGAGCATTTAGAAAATGATGAGCTGATCGATGAAAAATACAAAGGTATTCGCCCTGCACCTGGTTATCCTGCCTGTCCGGATCACTTGGAAAAACTTACCCTTTGGGATATGTTGAAAGTAGAAGAACGCATAGGCGTTAAGCTTACGGACAGTTTGGCTATGTGGCCGGCATCATCTGTTTCTGGGTATTATTTTGGTAATTCAGAATCTAGGTATTTTGGACTTGGAAAAATAAAAGAAGACCAAGTAGAAGACTTTGCGGAGCGAAAAGGAATTCCTTTGGAAAAAGCAACCAAATGGTTAGCACCTAATATTGCCGATGATTGA
- the metF gene encoding methylenetetrahydrofolate reductase [NAD(P)H], whose protein sequence is MKITDHITNAKGKTLFSFEIIPPVKGHQIQQLYDNIDPLMEFNPPFIDVTTSREEYVYIDRDGLLDKKLTRMRPGTVGICASIKHKYDVDTVPHVLCGGFTREETEYLLVDCHYLGIDNIMALRGDAMKDEKYFQPTKGGHMYAVDLVKQVHELNCGNYLHETVDSDNCGDFCIGVAGYPEKHLEAPSLKSDLKRLKEKVDAGADYVVTQMFFDNQKYFEFVEEAKKMGITIPIIPGIKPIAVKRHLQLLPQVFRIDLPQDLIDAVDDCKSNKDVRKVGVEWAIQQSKELKAAGVPVLHYYSMGKSDNIKAIAEQIF, encoded by the coding sequence ATGAAAATAACGGACCACATTACAAATGCAAAGGGTAAAACTTTATTTTCCTTTGAAATTATTCCGCCTGTAAAAGGGCATCAGATTCAACAACTTTACGATAATATTGACCCCTTAATGGAGTTCAATCCTCCGTTTATTGATGTGACCACTTCACGTGAAGAGTATGTATATATTGATCGCGATGGTCTGTTGGATAAAAAGCTAACTCGTATGCGTCCGGGTACTGTGGGTATATGTGCGTCTATAAAACATAAATATGATGTAGATACCGTGCCGCACGTGCTTTGTGGCGGTTTTACCCGCGAAGAGACGGAATATCTGTTGGTAGATTGTCATTATTTAGGTATTGATAATATTATGGCGTTACGTGGTGATGCTATGAAAGATGAGAAGTATTTTCAGCCAACAAAAGGAGGGCATATGTATGCGGTAGATTTGGTAAAGCAGGTGCATGAATTGAACTGTGGTAACTATTTACATGAAACGGTAGATAGTGATAATTGTGGTGATTTCTGTATTGGAGTGGCTGGTTATCCCGAAAAACACCTAGAAGCTCCTTCCTTAAAATCTGACTTAAAGAGACTGAAGGAAAAAGTAGATGCTGGTGCTGATTACGTGGTGACGCAAATGTTCTTTGATAACCAAAAATATTTTGAGTTTGTAGAAGAGGCCAAGAAAATGGGTATTACCATTCCTATTATTCCAGGTATTAAGCCTATTGCAGTTAAAAGACACTTACAGTTGTTGCCACAGGTCTTTAGAATAGATTTGCCGCAAGATTTGATTGATGCTGTAGATGATTGTAAGTCTAATAAAGATGTGCGCAAGGTTGGTGTAGAGTGGGCCATTCAGCAATCTAAAGAGTTAAAAGCTGCAGGTGTACCCGTATTGCATTATTATTCAATGGGTAAGTCTGATAATATTAAGGCAATAGCCGAGCAAATTTTTTAG
- a CDS encoding acyloxyacyl hydrolase, whose amino-acid sequence MCVGLCYSQETERTHSYTFDANQFYGSIILHNPDISHLIKGHPAGVVLAYNRKTYGLEEWQQWYNYPDLGASFIYQNTNNSVLGEAYGVYAHFNFYFLKRNLQFRVAQGLAYMTNPYDRETNFRNNAYGTRILSSNYLMINYHKENIYKGLGFKAGVSIMHFSNANVKAPNTSTNTFAFTAGLTYTLEGKDTEYIRREKVKITEPIKYNLIFRTGINESDNIGHGQYPFYIFSGYADKRVGRKSAIQLGTDVFFSNFLKELIEYQSIAFPENNVDADTDFKRVGVFVGHELFINKLSVGTQLGYYVYYPFDFEGKLYNRVSLKRYFGDKVFAVVSLKSHAAAAEAVEFGIGVRL is encoded by the coding sequence ATGTGTGTAGGGCTTTGCTATTCGCAAGAAACCGAAAGAACACATAGTTACACGTTTGATGCGAATCAATTTTATGGTTCCATCATTCTGCACAATCCTGATATTTCACATTTAATCAAAGGTCATCCGGCCGGTGTTGTGCTTGCGTACAACAGAAAGACCTACGGACTTGAAGAATGGCAGCAATGGTATAACTATCCAGATTTAGGGGCTTCCTTTATTTATCAGAACACTAATAATTCGGTTTTGGGTGAAGCCTATGGCGTGTATGCCCATTTTAATTTCTATTTTTTAAAACGTAACCTTCAATTCAGGGTAGCGCAGGGTCTTGCGTACATGACTAACCCGTATGACCGGGAGACTAATTTTAGGAATAATGCGTATGGAACTAGAATATTAAGTTCTAACTACCTCATGATAAATTATCATAAAGAGAATATTTATAAGGGCTTGGGTTTTAAAGCGGGTGTTTCTATCATGCATTTCTCAAATGCGAATGTAAAGGCTCCTAATACTTCTACCAACACTTTTGCCTTTACTGCAGGGTTAACGTATACATTAGAGGGGAAAGACACGGAATACATACGCCGAGAAAAGGTGAAAATTACTGAACCCATAAAGTACAATCTTATTTTTAGAACAGGAATAAACGAGAGTGATAATATAGGTCATGGTCAGTATCCGTTTTATATTTTCTCTGGTTATGCAGATAAGCGTGTAGGTCGTAAAAGTGCTATTCAACTGGGCACTGATGTGTTTTTTAGCAATTTTTTAAAGGAGCTTATAGAATACCAGTCCATTGCATTTCCTGAGAATAATGTAGATGCCGATACCGATTTTAAACGTGTGGGGGTTTTTGTAGGTCATGAGCTTTTTATCAATAAATTATCTGTAGGAACGCAGTTAGGATACTATGTATATTATCCCTTTGATTTTGAAGGAAAGCTGTACAATCGTGTTAGCTTGAAACGGTATTTTGGAGATAAAGTATTTGCGGTGGTAAGCCTTAAGTCACATGCCGCTGCAGCGGAAGCAGTAGAGTTTGGTATTGGAGTTCGGTTATAA
- a CDS encoding head GIN domain-containing protein, with amino-acid sequence MFRYLKNRESKTTLLSVYELLRLSRFFIVLCSVLLCLSCNGENASDCFQNTGDIVKEEVTVADFTKITVYENVTMILKQGDVQKVEIETGSVLRNGVTAEVVDGRLLLRDTNDCNYFRDYGVTKIYVTAPNITEIRSSTGWPISSDGVLAYSRLTLLSESFADPEAQTTDGEFDLELDTETLSVVVNGIAYFKLSGTTNNLSLTIAAGDSRIEASDLAAENINLNHRGSNDMFVNPQQSISGIIRGVGNVYSSNEPAEVNIEEQYKGRLIFE; translated from the coding sequence ATGTTTAGATATTTAAAAAATAGAGAAAGCAAAACCACACTTTTAAGTGTGTATGAGCTTTTGCGTTTGTCTCGTTTTTTTATAGTCCTATGTTCTGTACTATTATGTCTTTCGTGTAACGGTGAAAATGCTTCTGATTGTTTTCAAAATACAGGTGATATAGTTAAAGAAGAAGTAACCGTAGCTGATTTCACCAAGATTACCGTCTATGAAAACGTAACGATGATTTTGAAACAGGGTGATGTTCAAAAAGTAGAAATCGAAACGGGAAGTGTATTGCGAAATGGGGTTACTGCTGAGGTTGTAGATGGACGTTTGCTTTTGCGAGACACCAACGATTGTAATTATTTTAGGGATTATGGCGTAACCAAAATCTATGTTACGGCACCAAATATTACCGAAATACGAAGCAGTACAGGTTGGCCTATTTCTAGTGACGGCGTTTTGGCATATTCTAGATTAACACTGTTGTCTGAGAGTTTTGCAGACCCGGAAGCCCAAACCACGGATGGGGAGTTTGATTTGGAATTGGATACCGAAACGCTAAGCGTTGTGGTAAATGGAATTGCATATTTTAAACTTAGTGGAACTACCAATAATTTGAGCTTGACAATTGCTGCTGGTGATTCTCGAATTGAGGCGTCCGATTTAGCTGCAGAAAATATCAATCTCAACCATAGAGGGTCTAATGATATGTTTGTTAATCCACAGCAATCTATCTCAGGCATAATTCGTGGGGTGGGCAACGTCTATAGTTCAAATGAACCTGCAGAAGTAAATATTGAAGAACAGTATAAAGGACGCCTCATTTTTGAATAA
- a CDS encoding serine hydrolase domain-containing protein, with translation MNPIRKYITNLFAKKRVLGDDASLNGLVSADRLLRDLVNDKKVPGLAINVFKNGEPFFEKGYGFADMEKEISVYPQSSVFRIASISKPISATALAHMVAEGLIDLDVSFYTYVPYYPKKKYDFTIRQLASHTAGIRGYRGIEYGLNKPYSIKESIEIFKDDALLFEPGTDYLYNSFDWVLISLAIQEVSGTSFEEYVAQKVLEPLGMSNTFWPDFDYAGSSLGYAQSAPLNAVPEQVDVAGQIEFNFDELEEPASHEQNVAPVRAQSRTSDVVKFYSKNRLGFREAIPVDNFYKLAGGGFLSTSEDIVKFGQAYLDGKVLDKELRKEFLSAQKVNGASVYYGLGWQVSKDAKGRRCYGHVGNGVGGYSNFFVYPEEQMVFSILANCTNPKIQPELDMVIDKLISSEIAN, from the coding sequence ATGAATCCGATTCGAAAATACATTACAAACCTATTTGCTAAAAAGCGTGTTCTGGGAGATGATGCATCATTGAATGGATTAGTGTCTGCAGATAGGCTTCTTCGTGATTTGGTTAATGATAAAAAAGTGCCGGGTTTGGCTATTAACGTTTTTAAAAATGGAGAACCTTTCTTTGAAAAAGGTTATGGCTTTGCGGATATGGAAAAGGAGATTTCTGTATACCCTCAATCTTCAGTTTTTAGGATAGCAAGTATTTCAAAACCCATTTCCGCAACAGCTTTGGCACACATGGTGGCCGAAGGGCTAATTGATTTAGATGTATCTTTCTATACCTATGTTCCCTATTATCCAAAGAAAAAATATGATTTTACTATTCGTCAATTGGCGAGCCACACAGCTGGGATAAGAGGATATAGAGGTATTGAATATGGCCTTAATAAACCGTATTCCATAAAAGAAAGTATTGAAATTTTTAAAGATGATGCACTTCTTTTTGAACCGGGAACGGACTATTTGTACAATAGTTTTGATTGGGTGCTGATTTCACTTGCTATTCAAGAAGTAAGTGGAACCTCTTTTGAAGAGTATGTAGCGCAGAAGGTGTTGGAGCCTTTGGGGATGAGTAATACGTTTTGGCCTGACTTCGACTATGCTGGGTCATCCTTGGGCTACGCTCAGTCTGCCCCATTAAATGCGGTGCCGGAACAAGTTGATGTTGCAGGTCAAATAGAATTTAATTTTGATGAACTAGAGGAACCGGCCTCTCATGAGCAAAATGTGGCGCCAGTTCGAGCGCAGTCGAGAACAAGCGATGTAGTAAAGTTCTATTCCAAAAACCGATTAGGATTTAGAGAAGCAATACCTGTAGATAATTTTTATAAACTAGCGGGTGGTGGTTTTCTGTCTACATCAGAAGATATTGTCAAATTCGGACAAGCTTATCTAGATGGTAAGGTGTTGGACAAGGAACTTAGAAAGGAGTTTCTATCGGCTCAAAAGGTCAATGGAGCCTCAGTTTATTACGGTTTGGGCTGGCAAGTAAGCAAAGATGCAAAAGGGAGACGGTGTTATGGTCACGTAGGTAATGGCGTAGGTGGATATTCCAACTTTTTTGTTTATCCAGAAGAGCAAATGGTATTTTCTATATTGGCCAATTGTACCAACCCCAAAATTCAACCCGAGTTGGATATGGTTATTGATAAACTTATTTCTTCAGAGATTGCTAATTAA
- the gldA gene encoding gliding motility-associated ABC transporter ATP-binding subunit GldA, with product MSITVTHITKNFGTQKALNNVSFELKKGEIVGFLGPNGAGKSTMMKILTTYYTADEGDAKVNSFDVQDEKKSVQQSIGYLPEHNPLYLDMYVKEYLSFNADVYKTDKARIAEVIAQTGLTPEAYKKIGQLSKGYRQRVGLAAALLHNPDVLILDEPTTGLDPNQLLEIRKLIKEIGKEKTILLSTHIMKEVEAVCDRVLVINKGVLVADKKLSELRDADEQIIEVEFDYRVEEAFLNKLSNVTHVKNTGGFVYEITFNTSKDMRPVVFDFAHDNELKTLQLSRKNKNLESLFTELTSN from the coding sequence ATGTCAATAACTGTAACTCATATCACTAAAAACTTCGGAACTCAAAAAGCCCTGAACAATGTTAGTTTTGAACTAAAAAAAGGAGAGATAGTGGGTTTTCTAGGGCCAAACGGAGCCGGAAAATCTACGATGATGAAGATATTGACTACCTATTACACTGCTGATGAAGGTGATGCGAAGGTCAATTCCTTTGATGTACAAGATGAAAAGAAAAGTGTTCAACAAAGTATTGGCTACTTACCGGAGCACAACCCGTTGTATTTAGATATGTATGTTAAGGAATATCTTTCTTTTAATGCCGATGTCTATAAAACTGATAAAGCTAGAATAGCTGAAGTTATAGCCCAGACCGGACTAACACCAGAGGCTTACAAAAAAATAGGGCAACTTTCAAAAGGATACCGTCAACGTGTGGGGCTAGCTGCCGCATTACTACACAATCCCGATGTATTGATTTTAGACGAACCTACTACGGGACTAGACCCGAACCAATTGTTAGAAATCAGAAAACTCATCAAAGAAATAGGAAAAGAAAAAACCATTCTGCTATCTACCCATATTATGAAAGAGGTAGAAGCCGTTTGCGACCGGGTTCTCGTAATTAATAAAGGAGTTCTTGTAGCCGATAAAAAATTGAGCGAGCTACGGGATGCCGATGAGCAGATTATTGAAGTGGAATTTGATTACCGCGTGGAAGAAGCTTTTTTAAACAAATTATCAAATGTTACCCATGTTAAAAATACAGGTGGTTTTGTTTATGAAATTACGTTCAATACATCCAAAGATATGCGTCCCGTAGTTTTTGACTTTGCTCATGATAATGAACTTAAGACATTACAATTAAGTCGAAAAAATAAAAACCTAGAGAGTTTGTTTACGGAACTAACTTCAAATTAA
- a CDS encoding prephenate dehydratase — MKLKVAIQGIKGSNHHQVAREYFDENVDMVECMSFDFLVDQLLTKKADVGVMAIENSIAGSIIPNYALVYHKDLHVVGEHYLNIHHNLMVLKGQKISDIEEVRSHPMALLQCKEFFGDYPHIKMVEDVDTAETAKRIQDQQLKHIAAIAPEVAADLYDLDIVADNIQTIQNNATRFIIVKTKNKELPKEEINKASVRFVTDHKRGSLAAVLNVMSDCRLNLTKIQSLPIIETPWKYAFFVDVTFNDYNNFDKAKSLLNIMAEDFKVLGEYKNARI, encoded by the coding sequence ATGAAACTAAAAGTAGCCATTCAAGGAATTAAAGGTTCGAACCACCATCAGGTAGCTCGGGAATATTTTGACGAGAACGTTGACATGGTTGAGTGTATGTCTTTTGATTTTTTGGTGGATCAACTTTTGACAAAAAAGGCAGATGTTGGTGTAATGGCTATTGAGAATTCTATTGCAGGTTCTATCATACCTAATTATGCGTTAGTTTATCATAAAGATTTACATGTAGTGGGAGAGCATTATCTGAATATTCACCACAATTTGATGGTCCTGAAGGGTCAAAAAATTTCTGATATTGAAGAAGTTCGCTCACACCCAATGGCGTTGTTGCAGTGTAAAGAGTTTTTTGGCGATTATCCGCATATAAAAATGGTAGAGGATGTAGATACGGCCGAAACGGCAAAGCGTATTCAAGACCAGCAATTGAAACACATTGCGGCAATAGCACCTGAGGTTGCTGCCGATTTATATGATTTGGACATCGTAGCGGACAACATACAGACCATTCAAAATAATGCTACCCGTTTTATTATTGTAAAGACAAAAAATAAAGAGCTTCCAAAAGAGGAAATTAACAAGGCTTCGGTTCGTTTTGTAACCGACCATAAACGTGGTAGTCTTGCGGCTGTGCTTAATGTTATGAGTGATTGTAGATTGAATTTGACAAAAATACAGTCGTTACCCATAATTGAAACACCATGGAAATATGCATTTTTTGTTGATGTAACTTTTAATGATTATAACAATTTTGATAAGGCAAAATCACTGTTGAACATCATGGCTGAAGACTTTAAGGTGTTAGGTGAATATAAAAATGCTAGAATATGA
- a CDS encoding pyridoxal phosphate-dependent aminotransferase, with the protein MIRTANRLHTVEEYYFSKKLREVRGLMAEGRPIINMGIGSPDLAPSEAIIKSIQDAVLDAGAHQYQSYQGLPELREAVADFYRLKFEVTVDASTEILPLMGSKEGIMHISMAFLNEGDVALIPNPGYPTYTSVTKLVGAEPKYYNLTEESGWFPDLEELQEHDLSKVKIMWTSYPHMPTGATATKAQFEKLIAFAKKNDILLVNDNPYSFVLNDAPASILAMDGAKDVALELNSLSKTFNMAGWRVGMVLGSADHINAILKVKSNMDSGMFYGIQKGAIEALKSGQEWFDKLNEVYSSRRALMYQLADKLNCTYDSKAVGMFVWAKLPEGSKSAEEFIDEVLYEKNLFITPGTIFGSNGEGYIRFSLCVTEDKIKEAISRF; encoded by the coding sequence ATGATACGGACGGCGAATCGTTTACATACAGTAGAAGAATATTACTTCTCAAAGAAGCTTAGGGAAGTACGCGGTTTGATGGCTGAAGGAAGACCTATTATCAATATGGGTATTGGTAGTCCAGATTTAGCACCATCTGAAGCAATAATAAAAAGCATTCAAGATGCTGTTTTAGACGCTGGTGCACATCAGTATCAAAGTTACCAAGGTTTGCCCGAGCTTCGTGAGGCTGTAGCAGATTTTTATAGGTTGAAATTCGAGGTTACTGTAGATGCATCAACTGAGATTTTACCATTAATGGGTTCCAAAGAAGGTATCATGCATATTAGCATGGCTTTTTTGAATGAAGGTGATGTGGCTTTGATTCCTAATCCCGGATATCCAACATACACCTCGGTTACTAAGTTGGTAGGAGCAGAGCCAAAATATTATAACCTGACAGAAGAGAGTGGATGGTTCCCGGATTTGGAAGAATTGCAAGAGCATGATTTGTCGAAAGTCAAAATCATGTGGACGAGTTATCCGCACATGCCCACAGGAGCAACGGCTACGAAAGCCCAGTTTGAAAAATTGATTGCTTTTGCTAAAAAGAATGATATTCTTTTAGTGAACGATAATCCGTATAGCTTTGTGCTTAATGATGCGCCTGCTAGTATTTTGGCCATGGATGGAGCAAAAGACGTGGCGTTGGAATTGAACTCGTTGAGTAAGACCTTTAATATGGCGGGATGGCGTGTAGGTATGGTTTTAGGTAGTGCTGATCATATTAATGCAATTCTTAAGGTGAAAAGTAATATGGATTCCGGAATGTTCTACGGAATTCAAAAAGGTGCGATTGAAGCCTTAAAAAGTGGCCAAGAATGGTTTGATAAATTGAATGAAGTATACAGTTCTAGAAGAGCATTAATGTATCAATTAGCAGATAAGTTAAATTGTACTTATGATTCAAAAGCGGTAGGTATGTTCGTTTGGGCAAAATTACCTGAAGGAAGTAAATCTGCCGAGGAGTTTATAGATGAGGTGTTGTATGAAAAGAATCTTTTCATCACCCCGGGAACTATATTCGGAAGCAATGGCGAAGGCTATATTCGTTTCTCATTATGCGTTACGGAAGATAAGATTAAAGAGGCAATTAGTCGGTTTTAG